From the genome of Mixophyes fleayi isolate aMixFle1 chromosome 2, aMixFle1.hap1, whole genome shotgun sequence, one region includes:
- the LOC142139873 gene encoding uncharacterized protein LOC142139873, producing the protein MDANPSSHRLSRSYRFCEVKTEAEQQPKRTYSPGQQFSPSARPTPTPSARDSGTDEQAGPSSYQPPQAESLEMSPEPEDQTTITLVTVDAPVSGLQEVSPGPAEPSHHQPAPETMDPAREMALSIGAFQQQQTLFMDRQTGHMSQIAAQLRRIHRSTSQIPAAINRLASALEQTNVQLAQMSGSVDAMHSSIREGNANVIRLAGQLQQELIARLPAPFSSASTSAASTPTTSLQSTPPRRGARGRGESATKHSDMPAKRHR; encoded by the exons ATGGATGCAAATCCTTCCTCTCATAGACTCAGCAGGTCCTACAGATTCTGTGAAGTAAAAACTGAGGCAGAACAACAGCCGAAGAGGACTT attcgccaggacagcagttcagtcccagtgccagacctacacctacaccttcagcgagagattcgggcacagacgagcaagcag ggccctcttcataccagccacctcaggcggagtcattggaaatgtcccctgagccagaggatcaaacgaccatcaccctggtaacagtggatgcccctgtgtctggcctccaggaagtttcacctggccctgctgaaccatcacaccaccaacctgcacctgaaactatggacccagccagagaaatggcgctgtctattggcgcattccagcagcaacagacattgttcatggacaggcaaactgggcacatgtcacaaattgcggcccagttgaggcgaatacaccgctccacgagccaaatccctgctgcaataaaccggctggcaagcgctttggagcagacaaatgtgcagctggcccaaatgtctgggtctgtggacgccatgcattcctccattcgcgaggggaatgccaatgttatccggctggcaggccaactccagcaggaactgattgcccgcttgccggcccctttttcatcggcctccaccagtgccgctagtacgcctaccacatctctacagagtactcctccaaggagaggtgctcgagggaggggagagagtgccaccaagcatagcgatatgcctgcaaaaaggcatcgctag